The following proteins are encoded in a genomic region of Dokdonia donghaensis DSW-1:
- a CDS encoding alkane 1-monooxygenase, with the protein MKDLKYLTAYSTPLCAFIGLTYQDVWVWLTPIYAFVLVPIIESILPVNEVNIDSQEKEDKQSLHWTDFLLYLNIVIVYCILLLTLTTVTTQETSLAELVGLIFSAGIVIGSNGINVAHELGHRKSKIERTLGKLLLLPALYMHFYIEHNYGHHLKAATPEDPATAKYNQSLYSFWVSSIYKQYTNSWRIQMDLLKRANNSFLSFKNDMLWYHIFQASYLFVAYWFFGSLGLMVVIFAAIAGFLLLETINYIEHYGLRRKKLPSGRYERVREVHSWNSNHVFGRIMLYELTRHSDHHYRANKKYQLLDYHDISPQLPYGYPTSMVLSLLPPLWFKIMNKRVPADQRP; encoded by the coding sequence ATGAAAGATCTCAAATATCTTACTGCCTACTCTACTCCACTATGTGCTTTTATAGGTCTTACTTATCAAGATGTCTGGGTGTGGTTAACCCCAATTTATGCCTTTGTTCTTGTACCTATCATTGAATCAATTTTACCTGTAAATGAGGTTAATATAGACTCTCAAGAAAAGGAAGATAAGCAATCATTACACTGGACAGATTTCTTATTGTATCTAAACATTGTGATTGTGTACTGTATATTATTACTTACATTAACCACAGTAACTACTCAAGAAACTAGCCTTGCAGAGCTTGTAGGTCTCATATTTTCTGCCGGTATTGTAATAGGCTCTAATGGAATAAACGTAGCTCACGAGCTGGGTCATCGTAAAAGTAAAATTGAGCGAACTCTAGGTAAACTCCTCCTACTGCCAGCACTATATATGCACTTTTATATAGAACATAACTATGGCCACCATCTTAAAGCTGCCACTCCAGAAGATCCGGCCACAGCAAAGTATAATCAATCGCTCTATTCTTTTTGGGTTTCTTCTATTTACAAACAGTATACAAACTCCTGGAGGATACAAATGGACCTATTAAAAAGAGCAAATAACTCTTTTTTATCTTTTAAAAATGATATGCTCTGGTATCACATTTTTCAAGCTAGTTATCTGTTTGTTGCTTATTGGTTTTTTGGCTCTTTAGGTCTTATGGTTGTAATTTTTGCAGCAATCGCAGGTTTTTTACTCCTTGAGACAATTAATTATATAGAACATTATGGGTTGAGACGTAAAAAACTTCCTAGTGGCCGTTACGAGCGTGTAAGAGAAGTACACTCGTGGAATAGTAACCACGTTTTTGGGCGCATAATGCTCTATGAGCTTACCCGTCACAGTGATCACCACTATCGTGCAAATAAGAAATATCAATTACTAGATTATCACGACATAAGCCCGCAATTACCATATGGATATCCTACCAGTATGGTGCTATCGCTATTACCACCCTTATGGTTTAAGATTATGAACAAGCGAGTCCCAGCAGATCAGAGACCATAG
- the ybeY gene encoding rRNA maturation RNase YbeY, with product MIEFNSINNFELVNPEQIITWLEGVISAERKIVGELNYIFCDDAYLHKINVDFLDHDTFTDIISFDYSQGNIVSGDMYISVERVEENAQDFNCSFRDELSRVMVHGILHYCGYKDKSTEEGKLMRSKENTYLALR from the coding sequence ATGATAGAATTTAATAGTATAAATAATTTCGAGTTAGTTAATCCAGAACAAATCATTACGTGGTTAGAAGGAGTTATCAGTGCAGAAAGGAAGATTGTCGGTGAGCTTAATTACATCTTTTGTGATGACGCTTATTTACATAAAATCAATGTAGATTTTCTCGACCACGATACATTTACAGACATCATCAGTTTTGACTATTCTCAGGGCAATATAGTAAGCGGTGATATGTATATCTCTGTAGAGCGAGTAGAGGAGAATGCTCAAGATTTTAATTGCTCTTTTAGAGACGAATTAAGCCGTGTTATGGTACACGGTATACTTCACTATTGCGGTTATAAAGATAAGAGTACAGAGGAGGGAAAGCTTATGCGTAGTAAGGAGAATACTTATTTAGCATTGCGTTAA